A window from Drosophila subobscura isolate 14011-0131.10 chromosome O, UCBerk_Dsub_1.0, whole genome shotgun sequence encodes these proteins:
- the LOC117899487 gene encoding uncharacterized protein LOC117899487 isoform X4, producing the protein MDEDQLERIVARARLGAGPIRQMFMRHFVSGGTEQDAFFDCQSFSEDCESRRERERGVGHDSDAMRCALERTATNIQMMLNSLDEMSPPNRPIGFTLEITTALAVNDDQRPGASGRITGQPVTVHMPLQFDPRTRQLTSKCQGQQQHQMQASICGSRAPSPTRHGTDYPALTYLQDECRCRNNTCNNNRSRPQDIQTDQSYLQKHRQQSPVSLSCPAGGAGTGYHRPSQTETSYLRDHKKPQFKDAQDNQSEGNHSSQDSQTESSYVNDQYKRQRDKLTQERTSQTQMLHPTQLMPCDNQQDGNETIYTTASNPNSNRGPCPCNSSATTSEFYHTPCQSTVQSTRHAACGCSLHNYLPRSEMDNRPPFACDPRPMTCHDCLCGGQHQSDLPPWTPNPNAQHIAVSSAENSCGCPWAANNEEDTSYQSAATTCFTQNSESKATTLALHGNPCSTATSACPITSTIDLCLSKGSSKGFKSFTTWVDRADTCANSACPVTSTIGMCSSTALAESATTKEVSNIMICGTKTDSSNDAICTSNTFAGACPSKTILDPCSSKSLPDPCAPKFIADPCSLKSLPDPCSLKSLPDPCASKSIADPCSSKSLPDPCASKSIADPCSLKSLPDACASKAFADTYPSKVDTNPCSSRGFADPTSSKALFNSCISKAVSNHCHADPSSTNAMAFHMDTRVIEATCGTQTSVLPLVGTSGNLEAEGSDVSNQENSYTTSGTQGLPPAFGCDDQTSGTSRSRSVVNKITCLCSSDQKSIYNNRFEKGPREEGHVQYGDELMRENSDHCNICEVCPPPHDPMQSIGSSVRGAAPAKPLSIKCDKSTCTCTSRCRSKGKMKSQSKQQSRHAPQSSKQVFLEDQDVFRDCASFNSNVKSVKSKSSRRLSYADASSSLPIITSCYSKAQGAPNTTAVCPCGVCGLSQIDCKHSRIDTSGTCIGVCGQDNEEAALWSCYEPSIQMKSRSDAQCMEIKSSNDAQSMEMKSCYEPSLDKQSESGYFRSPDTSAYTEYTDAPCKEVVVESRKERIMDMVQQLSDAADCDCNEDRPAMIQNLFRELALMLRMEEERAVAPQDEIKTQKPTFEECCAIQQQCDPQPVDENVKGTKERRRIECFETLDDAVRKCFMKQETKQLPEVEIYALEEDSDSDREDACARWLPSAESTIFKDVEGQGCGNDDEFLDPNSQRHLLEQMTKLVREPSPEECDMCVEILHQVVEPCRSYDRNKFDGDSCDKMAEPQTPPKEAKVMPSNIKVVPDKVAPKVPSNIKVEPDKVVPCASQDKTLAKLDKGNSDEYCPPQYQSSKIEPCPTITPAPSQVPSAMKTEVCVTVENYKQTESSTSVDKGKKIESKQESCTSVDKAKKIDSKQELCATDLGNLLPDGPLSPEARQLCEKLLRQALVDCGACDKLAPSQSCQSSEVAARSYEDPKGAGHCQCCHCRALKSERECRTVSKTLRAAMCDPACEMKYFIDSMIVDLEVMDHVLDNKKAKAKDVRANCLGNALGAGFPVTISAVSSLGCTALYIKWDVQDCAGIAGYEIYVDGNLRSRLYSYRHEAAVVGCVDVTKGHQIVLRAQAIGQDFPGDDLPVGNCKTVVHTSHPEMLVGAKRPWSPSIYFYDPSMGIRQAPGARREAS; encoded by the exons ATGGATGAGGATCAGTTGGAGCGAATcgtggccagggccaggctgGGCGCTGGTCCCATACGACAGATGTTCATGCGACACTTTGTTTCGGGCGGCACAGAGCAGGATGCCTTCTTCGACTGCCAGAGCTTCAGCGAGGACTGTGAGAGCCgccgggagcgggagcggggcGTGGGCCACGACTCGGACGCCATGCGCTGTGCCCTGGAACGGACCGCCACAAACATCCAAATGATGTTGAACAGCCTGGATGAGATGTCGCCTCCGAATCGGCCCATCGGCTTCACCCTGGAGATAACCACCGCCCTGGCGGTCAACGATGACCAGCGACCGGGCGCAAGCGGACGCATCACTGGCCAACCGGTGACCGTGCACATGCCCCTGCAATTCGATCCGCGCACCAGACAATTGACCTCCAAGTgccaggggcagcagcagcaccagatgCAGGCCTCCATTTGTGGCAGCAGAGCCCCCAGTCCGACGAGACATGGCACAG ATTACCCAGCTCTGACGTACTTGCAGGACGAGTGCCGATGCCGCAACAACAcctgcaacaacaaccgcTCCCGCCCCCAGGATATCCAGACCGACCAATCGTACCTACAGAAGCACAGACAGCAGTCGCCAGTGAGCCTGAGCTgcccagcaggaggagcagggacAGGCTATCACAGGCCATCCCAGACGGAGACCTCGTATCTGCGCGACCACAAGAAACCACAGTTTAAAGATGCCCAGGACAACCAATCAGAGGGTAACCACAGCAGCCAGGACTCGCAGACGGAGTCCTCCTACGTGAACGATCAATACAAACGGCAGCGGGACAAGCTCACGCAGGAGCGGACATCACAGACCCAAATGCTGCATCCCACACAGCTCATGCCATGCGATAATCAACAGGATGGTAACGAAACGATCTACACTACGGCAAGCAATCCAAACAGCAATCGCGGGCCATGTCCATGCAATTCGAGTGCCACAACATCGGAGTTCTACCACACGCCCTGCCAGAGCACAGTTCAATCCacgcggcatgcggcatgtggcTGCAGTCTGCATAATTATTTGCCCAGATCAGAGATGGACAACAGGCCGCCGTTTGCCTGTGATCCGCGACCCATGACCTGCCACGATTGCCTCTGTGGCGGCCAGCATCAGAGCGATTTGCCGCCCTGGACACCGAATCCGAATGCCCAGCATATAGCCGTGTCGAGTGCGGAGAACAGCTGCGGCTGTCCGTGGGCAGCGAACAACGAGGAGGATACCTCGTACCAGAGTGCGGCCACCACTTGCTTCACTCAGAACTCAGAATCCAAGGCCACGACACTGGCACTACACGGGAATCCTTGTTCAACGGCAACCAGTGCTTGTCCCATTACGAGCACCATCGACTTATGCCTGTCGAAGGGTTCATCCAAGGGCTTCAAGAGCTTCACTACGTGGGTTGATAGAGCGGATACATGCGCGAATAGTGCTTGTCCTGTCACCAGCACCATTGGTATGTGCTCCTCGACAGCACTGGCTGAGTCTGCAACAACCAAGGAAGTCAGTAATATCATGATTTGTGGCACCAAAACGGATTCTAGCAATGATGCCATATGCACTTCGAATACTTTTGCAGGTGCCTGCCCATCGAAGACCATTTTAGATCCTTGCTCATCGAAGTCTCTGCCAGATCCTTGTGCACCAAAGTTCATTGCAGATCCCTGTTCATTGAAGTCTCTGCCAG ATCCCTGTTCATTGAAGTCTTTGCCAGATCCTTGTGCATCAAAGTCCATTGCAGATCCCTGTTCATCGAAGTCTCTGCCAGATCCTTGTGCATCAAAGTCCATTGCAGATCCCTGTTCATTGAAGTCTCTGCCAGATGCTTGTGCATCCAAAGCCTTTGCAGATACTTACCCATCGAAGGTCGACACAAATCCTTGTTCATCCCGTGGCTTTGCTGATCCCACCTCATCGAAGGCGCTCTTTAATTCGTGTATATCCAAGGCAGTTTCGAATCATTGCCATGCAGATCCCAGCTCCACAAATGCCATGGCATTCCACATGGACACGCGGGTCATTGAAGCAACTTGTGGCACCCAAACCAGCGTGCTGCCTCTGGTTGGAACTTCGGGCAATTTGGAGGCCGAAGGTTCAGACGTGAGCAACCAAGAGAACAGCTACACGACCTCCGGCACACAAGGATTACCACCGGCGTTTGGGTGTGATGATCAGACCTCGGGCACCTCTCGATCGCGCTCCGTCGTCAACAAGATCACCTGTTTGTGCTCCTCGGACCAGAAATCGATCTACAACAACCGCTTCGAGAAGGGTCCACGAGAAGAGGGCCACGTCCAGTACGGGGATGAGCTCATGCGGGAGAATTCCGATCATTGCAACATTTGTGAGGTGTGTCCACCGCCCCACGATCCCATGCAGTCCATTGGCAGCTCTGTGCGCGGTGCAGCACCCGCCAAGCCACTGTCCATCAAGTGCGACAAGTCCACGTGCACGTGCACCTCCCGGTGCCGGTCCAAGGGCAAAATGAAGAGCCAATCGAAGCAACAGTCCCGCCACGCGCCGCAGAGCTCCAAGCAGGTGTTCCTGGAGGATCAGGACGTGTTTCGCGACTGCGCCTCGTTCAACTCCAACGTCAAGTCTGTCAAGTCGAAGAGCAGCCGCAGATTGTCCTACGCTGATGCTTCATCATCGCTGCCGATCATCACCAGCTGCTACAGCAAGGCCCAAGGTGCGCCTAACACGACGGCTGTGTGTCCGTGCGGCGTCTGTGGTTTGTCACAGATTGACTGCAAGCACTCCAGGATCGACACATCTGGAACGTGCATCGGCGTTTGCGGCCAGGACAATGAGGAGGCGGCACTGTGGAGCTGTTACGAGCCATCCATTCAGATGAAGAGCCGCAGCGACGCCCAATGCATGGAGATAAAGAGCAGCAACGACGCCCAATCCATGGAGATGAAGAGCTGCTACGAACCATCATTGGACAAGCAGAGCGAGTCCGGCTACTTTCGCTCGCCGGACACATCGGCCTACACCGAGTACACGGATGCCCCCTGCaaggaggtggtggtggaaaGCCGCAAGGAGCGCATCATGGACATGGTGCAGCAGCTGAGCGATGCCGCTGACTGTGACTGCAACGAGGATCGTCCGGCCATGATACAGAATCTGTTTCGGGAGCTGGCCCTCATGCTGCGCATGGAGGAGGAGCGTGCCGTCGCCCCGCAGGACGAAATAAAGACACAAAAGCCTACCTTCGAGGAGTGCTGCGCCATCCAGCAGCAGTGCGACCCCCAGCCAGTCGACGAGAATGTCAAAGGCACAAAGGAACGGCGCCGCATTGAGTGCTTCGAGACGCTGGACGATGCCGTGCGCAAGTGCTTCATGAAACAGGAAACCAAACAGCTGCCAGAGGTGGAGATCTATGCACTCGAAGAGGACTCGGATTCGGATAGAGAAGATGCCTGTGCCCGGTGGCTGCCTTCTGCGGAATCAACCATATTCAAGGATGTGGAAGGTCAGGGATGCGGCAACGATGACGAGTTCCTGGACCCGAATAGCCAACGCCATCTCCTCGAACAGATGACAAAGCTAGTGAGGGAACCCAGTCCTGAAGAGTGTGACATGTGTGTGGAGATCTTGCATCAAGTTGTAGAGCCCTGCCGCAGTTACGATCGCAATAAATTCGATGGCGATTCATGTGACAAAATGGCGGAACCCCAAACCCCGCCCAAGGAGGCTAAAGTGATGCCTTCGAATATCAAAGTGGTGCCGGATAAAGTGGCACCCAAAGTGCCTTCGAATATCAAAGTGGAGCCGGATAAAGTGGTTCCCTGTGCCTCTCAAGATAAAACTTTGGCCAAACTAGACAAAGGCAATTCCGACGAATATTGCCCTCCACAGTATCAAAGCTCAAAGATTGAGCCCTGCCCAACGATTACGCCAGCACCCAGTCAAGTGCCCAGTGCCATGAAGACAGAGGTCTGTGTGACGGTGGAGAATTACAAACAGACGGAATCCAGCACCTCTGTGGATAAAGGCAAGAAGATCGAAAGCAAGCAGGAATCGTGCACCTCTGTGGATAAAGCCAAGAAGATCGATAGCAAGCAGGAGCTCTGTGCCACGGATTTGGGCAATCTCCTGCCCGATGGACCACTAAGTCCAGAGGCACGCCAGCTGTGCGAGAAGCTGCTGCGCCAGGCCCTGGTGGACTGTGGTGCCTGTGATAAGCTGGCACCATCTCAGTCGTGTCAGAGCTCAGAGGTGGCAGCCAGATCATATGAAGACCCAAAAGGAGCAGGGCACTGCCAGTGCTGTCATTGTCGTGCCCTCAAGTCCGAAAGAGAATGCAGAACCGTGTCCAAGACTCTGCGTGCGGCCATGTGCGATCCAGCTTGTGAAATG aaaTACTTTATCGACTCTATGATTGTGGACTTGGAGGTCATGGACCATGTGCTGgacaacaaaaaggcaaaggccaag GATGTAAGGGCAAATTGCTTGGGCAATGCGCTGGGAGCAGGCTTCCCCGTGACCATCAGCGCTGTCTCCAGTTTGGGCTGCACCGCTCTCTACATCAAATGGGATGTGCAGGACTGTGCCGGCATTGCCGGATACGAG ATTTACGTGGATGGAAATTTAAGGAGTCGCCTTTACAGCTACCGACACGAGGCAGCTGTGGTGGGATGTGTGGACGTCACAAAGGGACATCAGATTGTGCTGCGGGCCCAGGCAATAGGCCAGGACTTTCCAGGCGATGATCTGCCCGTGGGCAACTGCAAAACGGTGGTACATACCAGCCATCCGGAGATGTTGGTCGGAGCCAAGAGACCCTGGTCGCCCAGCATCTACTTCTATGATCCCAGCATGGGCATCAGGCAGGCGCCAGGCGCCAGGCGCGAGGCGAGCTAG
- the LOC117899487 gene encoding uncharacterized protein LOC117899487 isoform X7 — protein MDEDQLERIVARARLGAGPIRQMFMRHFVSGGTEQDAFFDCQSFSEDCESRRERERGVGHDSDAMRCALERTATNIQMMLNSLDEMSPPNRPIGFTLEITTALAVNDDQRPGASGRITGQPVTVHMPLQFDPRTRQLTSKCQGQQQHQMQASICGSRAPSPTRHGTDYPALTYLQDECRCRNNTCNNNRSRPQDIQTDQSYLQKHRQQSPVSLSCPAGGAGTGYHRPSQTETSYLRDHKKPQFKDAQDNQSEGNHSSQDSQTESSYVNDQYKRQRDKLTQERTSQTQMLHPTQLMPCDNQQDGNETIYTTASNPNSNRGPCPCNSSATTSEFYHTPCQSTVQSTRHAACGCSLHNYLPRSEMDNRPPFACDPRPMTCHDCLCGGQHQSDLPPWTPNPNAQHIAVSSAENSCGCPWAANNEEDTSYQSAATTCFTQNSESKATTLALHGNPCSTATSACPITSTIDLCLSKGSSKGFKSFTTWVDRADTCANSACPVTSTIGMCSSTALAESATTKEVSNIMICGTKTDSSNDAICTSNTFAGACPSKTILDPCSSKSLPDPCAPKFIADPCSLKSLPDPCASKSIADPCSSKSLPDPCASKSIADPCSLKSLPDACASKAFADTYPSKVDTNPCSSRGFADPTSSKALFNSCISKAVSNHCHADPSSTNAMAFHMDTRVIEATCGTQTSVLPLVGTSGNLEAEGSDVSNQENSYTTSGTQGLPPAFGCDDQTSGTSRSRSVVNKITCLCSSDQKSIYNNRFEKGPREEGHVQYGDELMRENSDHCNICEVCPPPHDPMQSIGSSVRGAAPAKPLSIKCDKSTCTCTSRCRSKGKMKSQSKQQSRHAPQSSKQVFLEDQDVFRDCASFNSNVKSVKSKSSRRLSYADASSSLPIITSCYSKAQGAPNTTAVCPCGVCGLSQIDCKHSRIDTSGTCIGVCGQDNEEAALWSCYEPSIQMKSRSDAQCMEIKSSNDAQSMEMKSCYEPSLDKQSESGYFRSPDTSAYTEYTDAPCKEVVVESRKERIMDMVQQLSDAADCDCNEDRPAMIQNLFRELALMLRMEEERAVAPQDEIKTQKPTFEECCAIQQQCDPQPVDENVKGTKERRRIECFETLDDAVRKCFMKQETKQLPEVEIYALEEDSDSDREDACARWLPSAESTIFKDVEGQGCGNDDEFLDPNSQRHLLEQMTKLVREPSPEECDMCVEILHQVVEPCRSYDRNKFDGDSCDKMAEPQTPPKEAKVMPSNIKVVPDKVAPKVPSNIKVEPDKVVPCASQDKTLAKLDKGNSDEYCPPQYQSSKIEPCPTITPAPSQVPSAMKTEVCVTVENYKQTESSTSVDKGKKIESKQESCTSVDKAKKIDSKQELCATDLGNLLPDGPLSPEARQLCEKLLRQALVDCGACDKLAPSQSCQSSEVAARSYEDPKGAGHCQCCHCRALKSERECRTVSKTLRAAMCDPACEMKYFIDSMIVDLEVMDHVLDNKKAKAKDVRANCLGNALGAGFPVTISAVSSLGCTALYIKWDVQDCAGIAGYEIYVDGNLRSRLYSYRHEAAVVGCVDVTKGHQIVLRAQAIGQDFPGDDLPVGNCKTVVHTSHPEMLVGAKRPWSPSIYFYDPSMGIRQAPGARREAS, from the exons ATGGATGAGGATCAGTTGGAGCGAATcgtggccagggccaggctgGGCGCTGGTCCCATACGACAGATGTTCATGCGACACTTTGTTTCGGGCGGCACAGAGCAGGATGCCTTCTTCGACTGCCAGAGCTTCAGCGAGGACTGTGAGAGCCgccgggagcgggagcggggcGTGGGCCACGACTCGGACGCCATGCGCTGTGCCCTGGAACGGACCGCCACAAACATCCAAATGATGTTGAACAGCCTGGATGAGATGTCGCCTCCGAATCGGCCCATCGGCTTCACCCTGGAGATAACCACCGCCCTGGCGGTCAACGATGACCAGCGACCGGGCGCAAGCGGACGCATCACTGGCCAACCGGTGACCGTGCACATGCCCCTGCAATTCGATCCGCGCACCAGACAATTGACCTCCAAGTgccaggggcagcagcagcaccagatgCAGGCCTCCATTTGTGGCAGCAGAGCCCCCAGTCCGACGAGACATGGCACAG ATTACCCAGCTCTGACGTACTTGCAGGACGAGTGCCGATGCCGCAACAACAcctgcaacaacaaccgcTCCCGCCCCCAGGATATCCAGACCGACCAATCGTACCTACAGAAGCACAGACAGCAGTCGCCAGTGAGCCTGAGCTgcccagcaggaggagcagggacAGGCTATCACAGGCCATCCCAGACGGAGACCTCGTATCTGCGCGACCACAAGAAACCACAGTTTAAAGATGCCCAGGACAACCAATCAGAGGGTAACCACAGCAGCCAGGACTCGCAGACGGAGTCCTCCTACGTGAACGATCAATACAAACGGCAGCGGGACAAGCTCACGCAGGAGCGGACATCACAGACCCAAATGCTGCATCCCACACAGCTCATGCCATGCGATAATCAACAGGATGGTAACGAAACGATCTACACTACGGCAAGCAATCCAAACAGCAATCGCGGGCCATGTCCATGCAATTCGAGTGCCACAACATCGGAGTTCTACCACACGCCCTGCCAGAGCACAGTTCAATCCacgcggcatgcggcatgtggcTGCAGTCTGCATAATTATTTGCCCAGATCAGAGATGGACAACAGGCCGCCGTTTGCCTGTGATCCGCGACCCATGACCTGCCACGATTGCCTCTGTGGCGGCCAGCATCAGAGCGATTTGCCGCCCTGGACACCGAATCCGAATGCCCAGCATATAGCCGTGTCGAGTGCGGAGAACAGCTGCGGCTGTCCGTGGGCAGCGAACAACGAGGAGGATACCTCGTACCAGAGTGCGGCCACCACTTGCTTCACTCAGAACTCAGAATCCAAGGCCACGACACTGGCACTACACGGGAATCCTTGTTCAACGGCAACCAGTGCTTGTCCCATTACGAGCACCATCGACTTATGCCTGTCGAAGGGTTCATCCAAGGGCTTCAAGAGCTTCACTACGTGGGTTGATAGAGCGGATACATGCGCGAATAGTGCTTGTCCTGTCACCAGCACCATTGGTATGTGCTCCTCGACAGCACTGGCTGAGTCTGCAACAACCAAGGAAGTCAGTAATATCATGATTTGTGGCACCAAAACGGATTCTAGCAATGATGCCATATGCACTTCGAATACTTTTGCAGGTGCCTGCCCATCGAAGACCATTTTAGATCCTTGCTCATCGAAGTCTCTGCCAGATCCTTGTGCACCAAAGTTCATTGCAG ATCCCTGTTCATTGAAGTCTTTGCCAGATCCTTGTGCATCAAAGTCCATTGCAGATCCCTGTTCATCGAAGTCTCTGCCAGATCCTTGTGCATCAAAGTCCATTGCAGATCCCTGTTCATTGAAGTCTCTGCCAGATGCTTGTGCATCCAAAGCCTTTGCAGATACTTACCCATCGAAGGTCGACACAAATCCTTGTTCATCCCGTGGCTTTGCTGATCCCACCTCATCGAAGGCGCTCTTTAATTCGTGTATATCCAAGGCAGTTTCGAATCATTGCCATGCAGATCCCAGCTCCACAAATGCCATGGCATTCCACATGGACACGCGGGTCATTGAAGCAACTTGTGGCACCCAAACCAGCGTGCTGCCTCTGGTTGGAACTTCGGGCAATTTGGAGGCCGAAGGTTCAGACGTGAGCAACCAAGAGAACAGCTACACGACCTCCGGCACACAAGGATTACCACCGGCGTTTGGGTGTGATGATCAGACCTCGGGCACCTCTCGATCGCGCTCCGTCGTCAACAAGATCACCTGTTTGTGCTCCTCGGACCAGAAATCGATCTACAACAACCGCTTCGAGAAGGGTCCACGAGAAGAGGGCCACGTCCAGTACGGGGATGAGCTCATGCGGGAGAATTCCGATCATTGCAACATTTGTGAGGTGTGTCCACCGCCCCACGATCCCATGCAGTCCATTGGCAGCTCTGTGCGCGGTGCAGCACCCGCCAAGCCACTGTCCATCAAGTGCGACAAGTCCACGTGCACGTGCACCTCCCGGTGCCGGTCCAAGGGCAAAATGAAGAGCCAATCGAAGCAACAGTCCCGCCACGCGCCGCAGAGCTCCAAGCAGGTGTTCCTGGAGGATCAGGACGTGTTTCGCGACTGCGCCTCGTTCAACTCCAACGTCAAGTCTGTCAAGTCGAAGAGCAGCCGCAGATTGTCCTACGCTGATGCTTCATCATCGCTGCCGATCATCACCAGCTGCTACAGCAAGGCCCAAGGTGCGCCTAACACGACGGCTGTGTGTCCGTGCGGCGTCTGTGGTTTGTCACAGATTGACTGCAAGCACTCCAGGATCGACACATCTGGAACGTGCATCGGCGTTTGCGGCCAGGACAATGAGGAGGCGGCACTGTGGAGCTGTTACGAGCCATCCATTCAGATGAAGAGCCGCAGCGACGCCCAATGCATGGAGATAAAGAGCAGCAACGACGCCCAATCCATGGAGATGAAGAGCTGCTACGAACCATCATTGGACAAGCAGAGCGAGTCCGGCTACTTTCGCTCGCCGGACACATCGGCCTACACCGAGTACACGGATGCCCCCTGCaaggaggtggtggtggaaaGCCGCAAGGAGCGCATCATGGACATGGTGCAGCAGCTGAGCGATGCCGCTGACTGTGACTGCAACGAGGATCGTCCGGCCATGATACAGAATCTGTTTCGGGAGCTGGCCCTCATGCTGCGCATGGAGGAGGAGCGTGCCGTCGCCCCGCAGGACGAAATAAAGACACAAAAGCCTACCTTCGAGGAGTGCTGCGCCATCCAGCAGCAGTGCGACCCCCAGCCAGTCGACGAGAATGTCAAAGGCACAAAGGAACGGCGCCGCATTGAGTGCTTCGAGACGCTGGACGATGCCGTGCGCAAGTGCTTCATGAAACAGGAAACCAAACAGCTGCCAGAGGTGGAGATCTATGCACTCGAAGAGGACTCGGATTCGGATAGAGAAGATGCCTGTGCCCGGTGGCTGCCTTCTGCGGAATCAACCATATTCAAGGATGTGGAAGGTCAGGGATGCGGCAACGATGACGAGTTCCTGGACCCGAATAGCCAACGCCATCTCCTCGAACAGATGACAAAGCTAGTGAGGGAACCCAGTCCTGAAGAGTGTGACATGTGTGTGGAGATCTTGCATCAAGTTGTAGAGCCCTGCCGCAGTTACGATCGCAATAAATTCGATGGCGATTCATGTGACAAAATGGCGGAACCCCAAACCCCGCCCAAGGAGGCTAAAGTGATGCCTTCGAATATCAAAGTGGTGCCGGATAAAGTGGCACCCAAAGTGCCTTCGAATATCAAAGTGGAGCCGGATAAAGTGGTTCCCTGTGCCTCTCAAGATAAAACTTTGGCCAAACTAGACAAAGGCAATTCCGACGAATATTGCCCTCCACAGTATCAAAGCTCAAAGATTGAGCCCTGCCCAACGATTACGCCAGCACCCAGTCAAGTGCCCAGTGCCATGAAGACAGAGGTCTGTGTGACGGTGGAGAATTACAAACAGACGGAATCCAGCACCTCTGTGGATAAAGGCAAGAAGATCGAAAGCAAGCAGGAATCGTGCACCTCTGTGGATAAAGCCAAGAAGATCGATAGCAAGCAGGAGCTCTGTGCCACGGATTTGGGCAATCTCCTGCCCGATGGACCACTAAGTCCAGAGGCACGCCAGCTGTGCGAGAAGCTGCTGCGCCAGGCCCTGGTGGACTGTGGTGCCTGTGATAAGCTGGCACCATCTCAGTCGTGTCAGAGCTCAGAGGTGGCAGCCAGATCATATGAAGACCCAAAAGGAGCAGGGCACTGCCAGTGCTGTCATTGTCGTGCCCTCAAGTCCGAAAGAGAATGCAGAACCGTGTCCAAGACTCTGCGTGCGGCCATGTGCGATCCAGCTTGTGAAATG aaaTACTTTATCGACTCTATGATTGTGGACTTGGAGGTCATGGACCATGTGCTGgacaacaaaaaggcaaaggccaag GATGTAAGGGCAAATTGCTTGGGCAATGCGCTGGGAGCAGGCTTCCCCGTGACCATCAGCGCTGTCTCCAGTTTGGGCTGCACCGCTCTCTACATCAAATGGGATGTGCAGGACTGTGCCGGCATTGCCGGATACGAG ATTTACGTGGATGGAAATTTAAGGAGTCGCCTTTACAGCTACCGACACGAGGCAGCTGTGGTGGGATGTGTGGACGTCACAAAGGGACATCAGATTGTGCTGCGGGCCCAGGCAATAGGCCAGGACTTTCCAGGCGATGATCTGCCCGTGGGCAACTGCAAAACGGTGGTACATACCAGCCATCCGGAGATGTTGGTCGGAGCCAAGAGACCCTGGTCGCCCAGCATCTACTTCTATGATCCCAGCATGGGCATCAGGCAGGCGCCAGGCGCCAGGCGCGAGGCGAGCTAG